Proteins from one uncultured Methanobrevibacter sp. genomic window:
- the fdhF gene encoding formate dehydrogenase subunit alpha: MVEIKYVPTICPYCGTGCGLNFVVKDEKIVGVEPLKRHPVNEGKVCPKGNFGYQFINREDRLTTPLIKENGEFREASWDEALDLVANKLKEVSDEDPNKVGFYACARSPNENIYITQKLARVACGTQNVDHCARICHGPTVAGLANTFGSGAMTNGFDSIKEADYIFCIGSNNMEAHPLFGRKLIQAKQNGAKLVVLDPRFTPTAKIADEYVQFETGTDVALMNAMIKVIIDRGLQDEEFIHYRTKGFEEMKEVVQKYTLDMASEITGIKPEVIEHLAIDYASADKAAIVYSLGITEHSHGADNVMSTANLAMLTGNIGRQGTGVNPLRGQNNVQGACDMGALPSDYVGYRKVKDPETTAWFNDYYSGYGYEVNLPTTPGLTLVEMMNAAHAGDLKVLYIHGEDPVLSDADVAHTKEALANLEMLVVQECFLTDTAQCADVVLPAAGWGEQEGTFTSGERRVQCLHKAQEPPEGAWVDWKIMEEIAVRMGVPRELFHYESAEEIFDEIRECAPIMAGMNRERLDTPEALHWPCPSEDDPCQPLMHKVKFAHPDGLGVFQALEHKGPVETVDDEYPLLLTTTRILFHYHAAMTRRCETLNNEVKTGFIEINSKDAEARGILNGEVVRAFSRRGEIAIPARVTDDIKEGIVNIPMHFVECAANVLTNSDSFDPKSKMVELKACAIQVEKLPEVVEMKGEVYKEGTDTEIKAENMATTTVKVGK; encoded by the coding sequence AAGACAGATTAACTACTCCTTTAATAAAAGAAAACGGTGAATTCAGAGAAGCATCATGGGATGAAGCATTAGACCTTGTTGCTAACAAACTCAAAGAAGTATCTGACGAAGATCCAAACAAAGTTGGATTCTACGCATGTGCTCGTTCACCAAACGAAAACATTTACATTACTCAAAAATTAGCAAGAGTAGCTTGTGGAACCCAAAACGTAGACCACTGTGCACGTATCTGTCACGGTCCTACTGTAGCAGGTTTAGCTAACACTTTCGGATCAGGTGCTATGACCAACGGATTCGACAGTATTAAAGAAGCAGACTATATCTTCTGTATTGGATCAAACAACATGGAAGCACACCCATTATTCGGACGTAAATTAATCCAAGCAAAACAAAACGGTGCTAAATTAGTTGTATTAGACCCAAGATTCACTCCTACTGCTAAAATCGCAGATGAATATGTTCAATTTGAAACCGGTACTGACGTAGCTTTAATGAACGCTATGATCAAAGTAATCATCGACAGAGGATTACAAGACGAAGAGTTCATCCACTACAGAACCAAAGGTTTCGAAGAAATGAAAGAAGTTGTACAAAAATACACTTTAGACATGGCTTCCGAAATTACCGGAATCAAACCTGAAGTAATTGAACACTTAGCTATTGATTACGCATCTGCTGACAAAGCTGCTATCGTATACTCATTAGGTATTACTGAACACTCTCACGGAGCAGACAACGTTATGTCCACCGCAAACCTCGCAATGTTAACTGGTAACATTGGTAGACAAGGTACCGGTGTAAACCCATTAAGAGGACAAAACAACGTACAAGGTGCTTGTGATATGGGTGCATTACCTTCCGATTACGTAGGTTACAGAAAAGTTAAAGACCCAGAAACTACCGCATGGTTCAACGACTACTACAGTGGATACGGTTACGAAGTAAACTTACCAACCACTCCTGGTTTAACCTTAGTAGAAATGATGAACGCTGCTCACGCTGGTGACTTAAAAGTATTATACATCCACGGGGAAGACCCAGTTCTCTCTGATGCTGATGTAGCTCACACAAAAGAAGCTTTAGCTAACTTAGAAATGTTAGTTGTACAAGAATGTTTCTTAACCGATACCGCACAATGTGCTGATGTTGTATTACCTGCAGCAGGTTGGGGTGAACAAGAAGGTACCTTCACCAGTGGTGAAAGAAGAGTACAATGCTTACACAAAGCACAAGAACCTCCTGAAGGCGCATGGGTAGACTGGAAAATCATGGAAGAAATCGCTGTCAGAATGGGCGTACCAAGAGAATTATTCCACTACGAATCTGCTGAAGAAATCTTTGACGAAATCAGAGAATGTGCTCCTATCATGGCAGGTATGAACCGTGAAAGATTAGACACTCCTGAAGCACTCCACTGGCCTTGTCCTTCCGAAGACGACCCATGTCAACCATTAATGCACAAAGTTAAATTTGCACACCCTGATGGTTTAGGTGTCTTCCAAGCATTAGAACACAAAGGACCTGTCGAAACTGTAGATGATGAATACCCATTATTATTAACTACTACAAGGATCTTGTTCCACTACCACGCTGCAATGACCAGAAGATGTGAAACATTAAACAACGAAGTTAAAACTGGTTTCATTGAAATCAACAGTAAAGATGCTGAAGCAAGAGGAATTTTAAACGGTGAAGTAGTAAGAGCTTTCTCAAGAAGAGGAGAAATTGCAATTCCTGCTCGTGTAACTGACGACATCAAAGAAGGTATTGTAAACATTCCAATGCACTTCGTAGAATGTGCTGCAAATGTATTAACCAACTCCGATTCATTCGACCCTAAATCCAAAATGGTTGAATTAAAAGCTTGTGCTATCCAAGTAGAAAAACTCCCAGAAGTTGTTGAAATGAAAGGAGAAGTCTACAAAGAAGGTACTGACACTGAAATTAAAGCTGAAAACATGGCAACTACCACCGTAAAAGTAGGTAAATAA